A region of Sugiyamaella lignohabitans strain CBS 10342 chromosome A, complete sequence DNA encodes the following proteins:
- the FDH1 gene encoding formate dehydrogenase (NAD+) (NAD(+)-dependent formate dehydrogenase; may protect cells from exogenous formate; GO_component: GO:0005737 - cytoplasm [Evidence IEA,IEA]; GO_component: GO:0005829 - cytosol [Evidence IDA] [PMID 11921099]; GO_function: GO:0051287 - NAD binding [Evidence IEA]; GO_function: GO:0048037 - cofactor binding [Evidence IEA]; GO_function: GO:0008863 - formate dehydrogenase (NAD+) activity [Evidence IEA]; GO_function: GO:0008863 - formate dehydrogenase (NAD+) activity [Evidence IGI,ISS] [PMID 11921099]; GO_function: GO:0008863 - formate dehydrogenase (NAD+) activity [Evidence IDA] [PMID 21246355]; GO_function: GO:0016491 - oxidoreductase activity [Evidence IEA]; GO_function: GO:0016616 - oxidoreductase activity, acting on the CH-OH group of donors, NAD or NADP as acceptor [Evidence IEA]; GO_process: GO:0042183 - formate catabolic process [Evidence IGI] [PMID 11921099]; GO_process: GO:0042183 - formate catabolic process [Evidence IGI] [PMID 19564482]; GO_process: GO:0008152 - metabolic process [Evidence IEA]; GO_process: GO:0055114 - oxidation-reduction process [Evidence IEA,IEA]): protein MANKYGAGNAMTPHISGTSLDAQQRYAQGAKNILASYISGKKDYRPEDIIVIDGHYASRSYGDDKKVN, encoded by the coding sequence ATGGCTAACAAGTACGGAGCCGGTAATGCCATGACACCACATATCTCCGGCACCTCACTCGACGCCCAACAACGCTACGCCCAAGGAGCCAAGAACATCCTGGCCTCGTACATCAGCGGCAAAAAAGACTACCGTCCCGAAgacatcatcgtcatcgacGGCCACTACGCCTCGCGCTCCTACGGCGATGACAAGAAAGTCAACTGA
- the FDH1 gene encoding formate dehydrogenase (NAD+) (NAD(+)-dependent formate dehydrogenase; may protect cells from exogenous formate; GO_component: GO:0005737 - cytoplasm [Evidence IEA,IEA]; GO_component: GO:0005829 - cytosol [Evidence IDA] [PMID 11921099]; GO_function: GO:0051287 - NAD binding [Evidence IEA]; GO_function: GO:0048037 - cofactor binding [Evidence IEA]; GO_function: GO:0008863 - formate dehydrogenase (NAD+) activity [Evidence IEA]; GO_function: GO:0008863 - formate dehydrogenase (NAD+) activity [Evidence IGI,ISS] [PMID 11921099]; GO_function: GO:0008863 - formate dehydrogenase (NAD+) activity [Evidence IDA] [PMID 21246355]; GO_function: GO:0016491 - oxidoreductase activity [Evidence IEA]; GO_function: GO:0016616 - oxidoreductase activity, acting on the CH-OH group of donors, NAD or NADP as acceptor [Evidence IEA]; GO_process: GO:0042183 - formate catabolic process [Evidence IGI] [PMID 11921099]; GO_process: GO:0042183 - formate catabolic process [Evidence IGI] [PMID 19564482]; GO_process: GO:0008152 - metabolic process [Evidence IEA]; GO_process: GO:0055114 - oxidation-reduction process [Evidence IEA,IEA]) has protein sequence MKVLLVLYDAGSHAQDEPKLLGCTENELGIRKWLEDQGHELVTTSDKEGPNSELDKHIVDAEVIITTPFHPGYISRERIEKAKNLKLCITAGVGSDHIDLTAANEHKIAVLEVTGSNVTSVAEHVVMTILVLVRNFVPAHDQYVNGGWDVAAVAKDSYDIEGKVIGTVGVGRIGSRVLQRLKPFDPKELLYFDYQPLAPELEKQIGARRVDKLEDMLAQCDIVTINCPLHESTRGLFNKELISKMKQGAWLVNTARGAICVAEDVADAVKSGQLRGYGGDVSYPQRKSHPHPRTPRAKLEEPRGLGQSPSRRRHTPLPTI, from the coding sequence ATGAAGGTCTTACTCGTGTTATATGATGCTGGCAGCCATGCTCAAGACGAGCCCAAACTTCTTGGATGTACTGAGAACGAGCTTGGTATTCGCAAGTGGTTAGAAGACCAGGGTCACGAACTTGTCACTACTTCTGACAAGGAAGGACCCAATTCAGAGCTTGATAAGCACATTGTGGATGCTGAGGTTATCATCACTACCCCCTTCCACCCTGGTTATATCAGCAGAGAGAGAATTGAGAAAGCCAAGAACTTGAAACTTTGTATCACAGCCGGTGTTGGATCAGACCACATTGACTtgactgctgctaatgagCACAAGATCGCTGTTTTGGAAGTCACTGGATCCAATGTCACTTCAGTTGCTGAGCACGTCGTCATGACTATCTTGGTTTTGGTGAGAAATTTTGTTCCTGCTCACGACCAATATGTCAATGGTGGCTGGGAtgtcgctgctgttgctaaGGATTCTTATGATATCGAGGGTAAAGTCATTGGTACCGTCGGAGTCGGCCGAATTGGATCCAGAGTTCTTCAAAGACTCAAGCCCTTTGATCCCAAGGAGTTGTTGTACTTTGATTACCAACCACTTGCACCTGAACTTGAGAAGCAAATTGGTGCCAGACGAGTTGACAAGCTCGAAGACATGCTTGCTCAATGTGACATTGTCACCATCAACTGTCCTCTTCACGAGAGCACTCGCGGTCTCTTCAACAAAGAGTTGATCTCTAAGATGAAGCAAGGAGCCTGGCTCGTCAACACTGCTCGTGGCGCCATCTGTGTCGCCGAAGACGTTGCCGACGCTGTCAAGTCCGGCCAACTCCGAGGATACGGAGGAGACGTCTCCTACCCCCAACGTAAGTCACACCCACACCCACGCACTCCTCGAGCAAAGCtcgaggagccacggggtctggggcagagccccagccgccggaggcatactCCCCTCCCCACAATCTGA